Proteins encoded by one window of Arabidopsis thaliana chromosome 2, partial sequence:
- the CRR4 gene encoding Pentatricopeptide repeat (PPR) superfamily protein (CHLORORESPIRATORY REDUCTION 4 (CRR4); INVOLVED IN: mRNA modification; LOCATED IN: chloroplast, vacuole; CONTAINS InterPro DOMAIN/s: Pentatricopeptide repeat (InterPro:IPR002885); BEST Arabidopsis thaliana protein match is: Tetratricopeptide repeat (TPR)-like superfamily protein (TAIR:AT4G02750.1); Has 36388 Blast hits to 13274 proteins in 208 species: Archae - 0; Bacteria - 3; Metazoa - 67; Fungi - 16; Plants - 35908; Viruses - 0; Other Eukaryotes - 394 (source: NCBI BLink).), whose protein sequence is MLVFKSTMECSISSTIHVLGSCKTSDDVNQIHGRLIKTGIIKNSNLTTRIVLAFASSRRPYLADFARCVFHEYHVCSFSFGEVEDPFLWNAVIKSHSHGKDPRQALLLLCLMLENGVSVDKFSLSLVLKACSRLGFVKGGMQIHGFLKKTGLWSDLFLQNCLIGLYLKCGCLGLSRQMFDRMPKRDSVSYNSMIDGYVKCGLIVSARELFDLMPMEMKNLISWNSMISGYAQTSDGVDIASKLFADMPEKDLISWNSMIDGYVKHGRIEDAKGLFDVMPRRDVVTWATMIDGYAKLGFVHHAKTLFDQMPHRDVVAYNSMMAGYVQNKYHMEALEIFSDMEKESHLLPDDTTLVIVLPAIAQLGRLSKAIDMHLYIVEKQFYLGGKLGVALIDMYSKCGSIQHAMLVFEGIENKSIDHWNAMIGGLAIHGLGESAFDMLLQIERLSLKPDDITFVGVLNACSHSGLVKEGLLCFELMRRKHKIEPRLQHYGCMVDILSRSGSIELAKNLIEEMPVEPNDVIWRTFLTACSHHKEFETGELVAKHLILQAGYNPSSYVLLSNMYASFGMWKDVRRVRTMMKERKIEKIPGCSWIELDGRVHEFFVDSIEVSSTL, encoded by the coding sequence ATGCTTGTCTTCAAGTCAACCATGGAGTGTTCGATTTCATCCACCATTCATGTCCTTGGAAGCTGCAAAACTTCAGATGACGTGAACCAAATCCACGGGCGATTGATTAAGACGGGAATcatcaaaaactcaaatctcACTACGAGGATTGTTCTGGCTTTTGCCTCTTCTCGACGTCCGTATCTCGCCGATTTCGCGCGTTGTGTCTTCCACGAGTATCACGTATGTTCGTTTTCATTTGGAGAGGTGGAGGATCCATTTTTATGGAACGCCGTGATCAAGTCTCACTCTCATGGAAAGGATCCGAGACAAGCTCTGCTCTTGCTCTGTTTGATGCTCGAGAATGGGGTTTCCGTGGACAAATTCTCACTGTCACTTGTTCTTAAAGCGTGTTCGAGGTTAGGTTTTGTAAAAGGAGGAATGCAGATTCATgggtttttgaaaaaaactgGACTTTGGTCGGATTTGTTTCTACAGAATTGTTTGATTGGCTTGTATCTGAAATGTGGTTGTTTAGGTTTATCACGCCAGATGTTTGATAGAATGCCGAAGAGAGACTCTGTTTCTTATAATTCCATGATTGATGGGTATGTCAAATGTGGATTGATTGTATCCGCGCGTGAATTGTTCGATTTGATGCCTatggagatgaagaatttGATATCTTGGAACTCTATGATAAGTGGTTATGCTCAGACATCAGATGGAGTTGACATAGCGTCTAAACTGTTTGCTGATATGCCTGAGAAGGACTTGATTTCGTGGAACTCAATGATAGATGGATATGTAAAACACGGAAGAATCGAAGATGCTAAGGGTTTATTCGATGTGATGCCGAGAAGAGATGTAGTTACTTGGGCTACCATGATTGATGGGTATGCAAAGTTAGGTTTTGTTCATCACGCTAAGACTCTGTTTGACCAAATGCCTCATAGAGATGTTGTGGCATATAATTCTATGATGGCTGGTTATGTTCAAAACAAGTATCACATGGAAGCTCTTGAAATATTTAGTGACATGGAAAAGGAGAGTCACTTGTTACCCGATGATACGACTTTGGTAATAGTTCTGCCTGCAATTGCTCAGCTTGGCCGATTATCCAAAGCCATAGATATGCATTTGTACATCGTGGAGAAACAATTCTATCTAGGTGGAAAACTCGGTGTTGCTCTCATTGATATGTATTCGAAATGCGGAAGCATACAACACGCCATGTTGGTTTTCGAGGGAATCGAAAACAAAAGCATTGATCACTGGAATGCTATGATTGGTGGGCTCGCTATTCATGGTCTAGGGGAATCTGCATTCGATATGCTCTTGCAGATTGAGAGACTCTCTTTAAAACCAGACGATATCACCTTTGTTGGCGTTTTAAATGCTTGCAGCCACTCTGGGTTAGTAAAGGAAGGCCTTCTCTGCTTTGAGCTCATGAGGAGAAAACACAAGATAGAACCAAGATTGCAACACTATGGTTGTATGGTAGACATACTATCGAGATCCGGAAGTATAGAGCTAGCCAAAAACTTAATAGAGGAAATGCCTGTTGAGCCAAATGATGTCATATGGAGAACGTTTCTCACCGCTTGTAGTCACCACAAGGAGTTTGAAACGGGAGAGCTTGTCGCAAAACACCTTATTTTGCAGGCTGGATATAACCCGAGCTCATATGTGCTACTCTCTAACATGTATGCTAGTTTTGGAATGTGGAAGGATGTTCGTAGAGTTAGAACGATGATGAAggaaagaaagatagagaaaattCCTGGTTGTAGTTGGATTGAGCTCGATGGAAGAGTCCATGAGTTCTTTGTAGATAGCATTGAAGTTTCCAGTACATTGTAG
- a CDS encoding ankyrin repeat/KH domain protein (DUF1442) (Protein of unknown function (DUF1442); CONTAINS InterPro DOMAIN/s: Protein of unknown function DUF1442 (InterPro:IPR009902); BEST Arabidopsis thaliana protein match is: Protein of unknown function (DUF1442) (TAIR:AT3G60780.1); Has 113 Blast hits to 112 proteins in 16 species: Archae - 0; Bacteria - 6; Metazoa - 0; Fungi - 0; Plants - 107; Viruses - 0; Other Eukaryotes - 0 (source: NCBI BLink).): MKLVWSPETASDAYIDTVKSCKSDKESGVAEFLSATAAGWNARLIVETWSRGDPITTSVGLAVAATHTGGRHVCIVPDEQSKLEYVLAMRGFVTTEVVVVGESVENTMEEFPGVDFLVVDSKRREFVRTLRFAKLSNKGAVLVCKNAMHRAISGFKWHDVLKRGTRVVRSVFLPVGSGLDIVHVGATGRGDSRNLRSRWIRHVDHLSGEEHLFRR, encoded by the exons ATGAAGCTTGTCTGGTCGCCGGAAACTGCTTCTGACGCCTACATCGACACCGTTAAATCG tGTAAGAGCGACAAAGAGTCAGGAGTGGCAGAATTTTTATCAGCTACAGCGGCTGGATGGAACGCGAGGCTGATCGTTGAGACATGGTCACGCGGCGATCCAATCACGACTAGCGTCGGACTCGCGGTTGCTGCAACTCACACGGGTGGAAGACACGTGTGTATAGTACCTGACGAGCAATCTAAACTTGAGTACGTGTTGGCCATGAGAGGATTTGTTACGACGGAGGTTGTGGTGGTCGGAGAATCTGTTGAGAACACGATGGAGGAGTTTCCCGGTGTGGATTTCTTGGTGGTGGACTCGAAGCGGCGAGAGTTCGTCAGAACGCTGAGGTTTGCGAAGCTGAGCAACAAGGGTGCCGTTTTGGTGTGTAAAAACGCCATGCATAGAGCAATCTCTGGTTTTAAATGGCACGATGTGTTGAAAAGAGGAACACGTGTGGTGAGATCCGTGTTTTTACCGGTTGGTAGTGGGTTGGATATTGTACACGTGGGAGCTACTGGTCGTGGGGACTCGAGGAATCTTCGTAGCCGTTGGATTAGACACGTGGATCATCTGTCGGGAGAGGAGCATTTGTTCAGACGCTAA
- a CDS encoding myeloid leukemia factor (FUNCTIONS IN: molecular_function unknown; INVOLVED IN: biological_process unknown; LOCATED IN: cellular_component unknown; EXPRESSED IN: inflorescence meristem, flower, cultured cell; EXPRESSED DURING: petal differentiation and expansion stage; BEST Arabidopsis thaliana protein match is: glycine-rich protein (TAIR:AT4G22740.2); Has 35333 Blast hits to 34131 proteins in 2444 species: Archae - 798; Bacteria - 22429; Metazoa - 974; Fungi - 991; Plants - 531; Viruses - 0; Other Eukaryotes - 9610 (source: NCBI BLink).), whose product MCMCETCLVVVVAERKIQNVNQRSDFNRREGTQSRANTFRHHISKVTYGGIHGAYYTSTRTRRKDGDGMVVEESKEADKTTGEATHRISRGINDKGHSVTRKLNSSGGVESTQTLHNLDEDELSGFEEAWKGNSSLGKHEFTGSDNSFGGWVLPSLDQIRRQTDQSQTGSSRSATGAKKVVRINIE is encoded by the exons ATGTGTATGTGTGAGACTTGcttggttgttgttgtagcTGAGAGGAAGATTCAGAATGTGAATCAAAGGAGTGATTTTAACCGAAGAGAGGGTACACAGTCTCGAGCTAACACATTCAGACATCACATCTCTAAGGTTACATATGGTGGCATACATGGTGCGTACTATACATCTACTAGAACCAGAAGAAAAGACGGTGATGGA ATGGTGGTTGAGGAAAGCAAAGAAGCTGATAAGACTACCGGTGAAGCCACTCATAGGATCTCAAGAGGAATCAATGATAAG GGTCATTCAGTTACTAGGAAGCTCAACTCAAGTGGTGGTGTAGAGTCGACACAGACTCTTCACAACCTCGATGAAG atgaATTAAGTGGCTTTGAAGAAGCATGGAAAGGCAATTCATCTCTTGGCAAGCATGAATTCACTG GCTCTGATAATAGTTTTGGAGGGTGGGTACTTCCATCTCTTGACCAAATTCGTCGCCAAACAGACCAAAGTCAGACTGGTTCGAGCCGATCTGCAACTGGAGCTAAGAAGGTTGTTCGAATCAACATTGAATGA
- a CDS encoding myeloid leukemia factor yields the protein MVTQHRKDDKMTFEDLVIAKMTFEDLVIAKIAEVKRGIRKMGDPFGGRFGGFRGSLFGGRDPFDDPFFSRPFEDLLEPSNTFSSGASFSNAHKNNGGRGLTIEELPSDEEVEERKDIGIDDQEHASSVNKPSVEHPEDDSDAERKIQNVNQRSDFNRREGTQSRANTFRHHISKVTYGGIHGAYYTSTRTRRKDGDGMVVEESKEADKTTGEATHRISRGINDKGHSVTRKLNSSGGVESTQTLHNLDEDELSGFEEAWKGNSSLGKHEFTGSDNSFGGWVLPSLDQIRRQTDQSQTGSSRSATGAKKVVRINIE from the exons ATGGTTACTCAACACAGGAAAGATGATAAAATGACTTTTGAAGATCTTGTTATTGCTAAAATGACTTTTGAAGATCTTGTTATTGCTAAG ATTGCAGAGGTAAAAAGAGGAATTAGGAAAATGGGTGATCCATTTGGTGGTAGATTTGGAGGATTTAGAGGTAGCTTGTTTGGAGGAAGAGATCCTTTTGATGATCCTTTCTTCTCTCGACCATTTGAGGATTTGCTCGAACCATCCAACACCTTTAGTTCAGGTGCTTCCTTTAGTAATGCACATAAGAACAATGGTGGAAGAGGTTTAACAATTGAAGAATTACCGtctgatgaagaagttgaagaaaggAAAGATATTGGTATTGATGATCAAGAACATGCTAGTTCAGTGAATAAACCATCTGTTGAGCACCCTGAAGATGATTCTGATG cTGAGAGGAAGATTCAGAATGTGAATCAAAGGAGTGATTTTAACCGAAGAGAGGGTACACAGTCTCGAGCTAACACATTCAGACATCACATCTCTAAGGTTACATATGGTGGCATACATGGTGCGTACTATACATCTACTAGAACCAGAAGAAAAGACGGTGATGGA ATGGTGGTTGAGGAAAGCAAAGAAGCTGATAAGACTACCGGTGAAGCCACTCATAGGATCTCAAGAGGAATCAATGATAAG GGTCATTCAGTTACTAGGAAGCTCAACTCAAGTGGTGGTGTAGAGTCGACACAGACTCTTCACAACCTCGATGAAG atgaATTAAGTGGCTTTGAAGAAGCATGGAAAGGCAATTCATCTCTTGGCAAGCATGAATTCACTG GCTCTGATAATAGTTTTGGAGGGTGGGTACTTCCATCTCTTGACCAAATTCGTCGCCAAACAGACCAAAGTCAGACTGGTTCGAGCCGATCTGCAACTGGAGCTAAGAAGGTTGTTCGAATCAACATTGAATGA
- a CDS encoding myeloid leukemia factor, producing the protein MGDPFGGRFGGFRGSLFGGRDPFDDPFFSRPFEDLLEPSNTFSSGASFSNAHKNNGGRGLTIEELPSDEEVEERKDIGIDDQEHASSVNKPSVEHPEDDSDAERKIQNVNQRSDFNRREGTQSRANTFRHHISKVTYGGIHGAYYTSTRTRRKDGDGMVVEESKEADKTTGEATHRISRGINDKGHSVTRKLNSSGGVESTQTLHNLDEDELSGFEEAWKGNSSLGKHEFTGSDNSFGGWVLPSLDQIRRQTDQSQTGSSRSATGAKKVVRINIE; encoded by the exons ATGGGTGATCCATTTGGTGGTAGATTTGGAGGATTTAGAGGTAGCTTGTTTGGAGGAAGAGATCCTTTTGATGATCCTTTCTTCTCTCGACCATTTGAGGATTTGCTCGAACCATCCAACACCTTTAGTTCAGGTGCTTCCTTTAGTAATGCACATAAGAACAATGGTGGAAGAGGTTTAACAATTGAAGAATTACCGtctgatgaagaagttgaagaaaggAAAGATATTGGTATTGATGATCAAGAACATGCTAGTTCAGTGAATAAACCATCTGTTGAGCACCCTGAAGATGATTCTGATG cTGAGAGGAAGATTCAGAATGTGAATCAAAGGAGTGATTTTAACCGAAGAGAGGGTACACAGTCTCGAGCTAACACATTCAGACATCACATCTCTAAGGTTACATATGGTGGCATACATGGTGCGTACTATACATCTACTAGAACCAGAAGAAAAGACGGTGATGGA ATGGTGGTTGAGGAAAGCAAAGAAGCTGATAAGACTACCGGTGAAGCCACTCATAGGATCTCAAGAGGAATCAATGATAAG GGTCATTCAGTTACTAGGAAGCTCAACTCAAGTGGTGGTGTAGAGTCGACACAGACTCTTCACAACCTCGATGAAG atgaATTAAGTGGCTTTGAAGAAGCATGGAAAGGCAATTCATCTCTTGGCAAGCATGAATTCACTG GCTCTGATAATAGTTTTGGAGGGTGGGTACTTCCATCTCTTGACCAAATTCGTCGCCAAACAGACCAAAGTCAGACTGGTTCGAGCCGATCTGCAACTGGAGCTAAGAAGGTTGTTCGAATCAACATTGAATGA